The Plasmodium gaboni strain SY75 chromosome Unknown, whole genome shotgun sequence DNA window GAGACGAACCGGACGATTATCTTCGTTATATATCTTCTTCTGATATTACTTCTTCATCAGAAAGTGAATATGAAGAGATggatataaatgatatatatcCCTATAAATCACCTAAATATAAAACGTTGATCGAAGTTGTTTTGAAACCTAGCACAAGTGGTACCACAAATAATGCTGAAAAACCATTTAGTGATGATACACCAAATGATGACATACATAGTGACAAACCTAGTCATATACCAAGTGATATACCAAGTGATAACATATCTAGTGACAAACATAGTCATATACCAAGTGATATACAA harbors:
- a CDS encoding putative EMP1-like protein, with amino-acid sequence MPTQTSTNRYVPYRSAQYKGKTYIYMEGDEPDDYLRYISSSDITSSSESEYEEMDINDIYPYKSPKYKTLIEVVLKPSTSGTTNNAEKPFSDDTPNDDIHSDKPSHIPSDIPSDNISSDKHSHIPSDIQSGDIPTNTPISEEEWNELKKDFISQYLQNIQKDLPNENKSGNTFMDSQPNILPNNMEEK